A section of the Stenotrophomonas sp. 364 genome encodes:
- a CDS encoding heavy metal-responsive transcriptional regulator codes for MNIGQLARQAGVPIDTVRYYERQQLLPTARRSAGGYRVFGDTDLTRLQFIRRAKALGFTLDEIADLLSLSDQRGDDMARVRHTAVDKLTDIEQRIAELQSMHAALKVLVDACPGHGDVVHCPILTALTRARQ; via the coding sequence ATGAACATCGGACAGCTCGCACGCCAGGCTGGCGTGCCGATCGACACCGTGCGCTATTACGAACGCCAGCAGTTGCTGCCCACCGCACGCCGCAGTGCTGGCGGCTATCGCGTGTTCGGCGATACCGACCTGACCCGGCTGCAGTTCATCCGCCGCGCCAAGGCACTCGGCTTCACCCTGGACGAGATCGCCGACCTGCTCAGCCTCAGCGACCAGCGCGGCGATGACATGGCACGGGTACGCCACACTGCCGTAGACAAGCTGACCGACATCGAACAGCGCATCGCCGAACTGCAAAGCATGCATGCCGCACTGAAGGTGTTGGTGGATGCCTGCCCCGGCCACGGCGACGTGGTGCACTGCCCGATCCTGACCGCGCTGACCAGAGCGCGGCAGTAA